The Anaeromyxobacter sp. sequence CCTCACCGGGCTGAAGTTGTAGTCCTGGCAGGCCGCCAGCCCGGAGGCGAGGGCCAGGACCAGCGCCAGCGAGGCGGTGCGGCGGGTGCGGCGCGTCATCGAAGACCTCCGGAGGCCGACATCTTAGCCACGAAGCGTCCGTCGGTGAAACGTGGGGGTGGGTCTCACTCCCACTCGATGGTGGCCGGCGGCTTGGAGGAGATGTCGTACACGCAGCGGTTGATGCCACGGACCTCGTTGATGATGCGCGAGGACATGCGCCCCAGCAGGTCGTAGGGGAGCCGGGCCCAGTCGCCGGTCATCCCGTCGGTGGACTCGATGGCGCGGATGGCGCAGGTGGCCTCGTAGGTCCGCTCGTCGCCCATGACGCCCACCGAGCGGACCGGCAGGAGCACCGCGAAGGCCTGCCAGAGCTTGTCGTAGAGGCCGGCCTTGAGGACCTCCTCCTGCACCACCACGTCGGCCTTGCGCAGCACGGCCAGCTTCTCCTCGGTGACCTCGCCGAGCACCCGGATGGCCAGGCCCGGCCCGGGGAAGGGCTGGCGCTGCACGATGTGCGGCGGCAGGCCCAGCTCCAGCCCGAGCCGGCGCACCTCGTCCTTGAAGAGCTCCCGCAGCGGCTCCACCAGCGCCAGCTTCATCTTCTCCGGCAGGCCGCCCACGTTGTGGTGGCTCTTGATGGTGGCCGAGGGGCCCTTGAAGCTGACCGACTCGATGACGTCCGGGTAGAGGGTGCCCTGCACCAGGAACTGGGCGCGGGTGCCGTGGGCGGCCAGCCGCTCCACCTCCTCCTCGAACACCGCGATGAACTCGCGCCCGATGATCTTGCGCTTCTGCTCCGGGTCGGTGACCCCGGCCAGCCCGTCGAGGAACCGCCTGGTGGCGTCCACCGTCACCAGCGGCAGGTGGAACATCTCCCCGAAGACCTCCTCCACCTGGGCCCGCTCGCCCTGCCGCAGCACCCCGTTGTCGACGAAGATGCAGCGCAGCCGGTCCCCCACGGCCCGGTGCACCAGCAGCGCCGCCACCGCCGAGTCGACCCCGCCGGAGAGGGCGCAGATGACCGTGCCGTCCTTCACCTGGGCGCGGATCTGCTCGATGGCCACGTCCACGTAGCCGCGCATCGACCAGGTGCCGGCGCAGCCGCAGACGTGGTGGGCGAAGTTCCAGAGCAGGTCCTTGCCCTGCGGGGTGTGGACCACCTCGGGGTGGAACTGCACCGCGAAGAAGCGGCGCGCCCGGTCCTCCACCGCGGCGAAGGGGGCGCTCGGGGTGGAGGCCACCGGCTCGAAGCCGGGCGGGATGGCCTCGACGCCGTCGCCGTGGGACATCCAGACGTCGAT is a genomic window containing:
- the guaA gene encoding glutamine-hydrolyzing GMP synthase is translated as MDIHSDKILILDFGSQYTQLIARRLRELGVYCEIHPCTVKAEAIRAYGARGVVLSGGPASVLAEGSPRPDPVVFELGVPVLGICYGLQLMAHTLGGRVGQSHHREFGPATVDVKHTSALFAGLPDRIDVWMSHGDGVEAIPPGFEPVASTPSAPFAAVEDRARRFFAVQFHPEVVHTPQGKDLLWNFAHHVCGCAGTWSMRGYVDVAIEQIRAQVKDGTVICALSGGVDSAVAALLVHRAVGDRLRCIFVDNGVLRQGERAQVEEVFGEMFHLPLVTVDATRRFLDGLAGVTDPEQKRKIIGREFIAVFEEEVERLAAHGTRAQFLVQGTLYPDVIESVSFKGPSATIKSHHNVGGLPEKMKLALVEPLRELFKDEVRRLGLELGLPPHIVQRQPFPGPGLAIRVLGEVTEEKLAVLRKADVVVQEEVLKAGLYDKLWQAFAVLLPVRSVGVMGDERTYEATCAIRAIESTDGMTGDWARLPYDLLGRMSSRIINEVRGINRCVYDISSKPPATIEWE